A single region of the Candidatus Woesearchaeota archaeon genome encodes:
- a CDS encoding TIGR01906 family membrane protein codes for MKIIKIGLVILLAILPFFLSSYMTIFSRTFYISEFEKYRINEKYPDTDMGSYSTEVLCYLRGKNKFMPYEIPLNSKELSHMHDVKTLFSSYFLSFRAILALTIIITSYLLYKKADFSKILVYAGISSLISSVILLLFFSISFNMSFTLFHKLFFEENSWVFHPEDSIVNIYPSGLFFDAAVRIFFLYAVFSFLLLAAGILIKKLKAKN; via the coding sequence ATGAAGATAATTAAAATAGGCCTTGTCATTTTGTTAGCCATTCTTCCGTTCTTTCTCAGCTCTTATATGACAATATTCAGCCGCACTTTCTATATCTCAGAATTTGAAAAATACAGAATCAATGAAAAATATCCTGATACAGACATGGGCAGCTACAGCACGGAAGTCTTATGCTATCTCAGAGGAAAAAATAAATTCATGCCCTATGAAATTCCTTTAAATTCAAAGGAATTATCCCATATGCATGATGTAAAAACCCTATTTTCCTCTTATTTCCTTTCATTCCGGGCAATTTTAGCATTAACAATAATTATCACATCATACTTGCTGTACAAAAAGGCAGATTTCTCAAAAATATTGGTTTATGCGGGAATATCATCATTAATATCATCGGTGATATTACTTTTATTTTTCTCAATTAGCTTTAATATGTCCTTTACACTATTCCATAAGCTTTTCTTTGAAGAAAACAGCTGGGTTTTCCACCCGGAAGACAGCATAGTCAATATATACCCCTCGGGCCTTTTCTTTGATGCTGCAGTAAGAATCTTTTTTCTATACGCGGTTTTCTCTTTTTTATTATTGGCTGCAGGCATTCTGATAAAGAAGCTTAAGGCCAAAAATTGA